Proteins encoded within one genomic window of Pongo abelii isolate AG06213 chromosome 18, NHGRI_mPonAbe1-v2.0_pri, whole genome shotgun sequence:
- the RIPOR1 gene encoding rho family-interacting cell polarization regulator 1 isoform X2, with translation MNTKKRGSPARTHSMMSLSVRPQRRLLSARVSRSQSFAGVLGSHERGPRYTAAQGWSFPVFSPPGPPRKPPALSRVSRMFSVAHPAAKVPQPERLDLVYTALKRGLTAYLEVHQQEQEKLQGQIRESKRNSRLGFLYDLDKQVKSIERFLRRLEFHASKIDELYEAYCVQRRLRDGAYNMVRAYTTGSPGSREARDSLAEATRGHREYTESMCLLESELEAQLGEFHLRMKGLAGFARLCVGDQYEICMKYGRQRWKLRGRIEGSGKQVWDSEETIFLPLLTEFLSIKVTELKGLANHVVVGSVSCETKDLFAALPQVVAVDINDLGTIKLSLEVTWSPFDKDDQPSAASSVNKASTVTKRFSTYSQSPPDTPSLREQAFYNMLRRQEELENGTAWSLSSESSDDSSSPQLSGTARHSSAPRPLVQQPEPLPIQVAFRRPETPSSGPLDEEGAVAPVLANGHAPYSRTLSHISEASVDAALAEASVEAVGPESLAWGPSPPTHPAPTHGEHPGPVPPAPDTGDSATSSTLGTTGSVPTSTDPAPSAHLDSVHKSTDSGPSELPGPTHTTTGSTYSAITPTHSAPSPPTHTTTGSTHKPIISTLTTTGPTLNIIGPVQTTTSPTHTMPSPTHTPTSPTHTPTSPTHTPTSPTHKTRMSPPTTTSPIPSGMGLVQTATSPTHSTTSPTHPTTSPTHPTTSPILINVSPSTSLELATLSSPSKHSDPTLPGTDSLPCSPPASNSYTQADPIAPRTPHLSPAHSSRKPLTSPAPDPPESMVQSLSPTPSPPTPAPQHSDLSLAMAVQTPVPRAAGGSGDRSLEEALGALMAALDDYRGQFPELQGLEQEVTRLESLLMRQGLTRSRASSLSITVEHALESFSFLNEDEDGDNDVPGDRPPSSLEAGAEDSIDSPSDRPLSTGCPALDAALVRHLYHCSRLLLKLGTFGPLRCQEAWALERLLREARVLEAVCEFSRRWEIPASSAQEVVQFSASRPGFLTFWDQCTEGLSCFLCPVERVLLTFCNQYGARLSLRQPGLAEAVCVKFLEDALGQKLPRRPQPGPGEQLTVFQFWSFVETLDSPTMEAYVTETAEEVLLVRNLNSDDQAVVLKALRLAPEGRLRRDGLRALSSLLVHGNNKVMAAVSTQLRSLSLGPTFRERALLCFLDQLEDEDVQTRVAGCLALGCIKAPEGIEPLVYLCQTDTEAVREAARQSLQQCGEEGQSAHRRLEESLDALPRIFGPGSMASTAF, from the exons ATGAACACCAAGAAGAGAG GGAGCCCCGCGCGGACTCACTCTATGATGTCCCTGTCGGTGCGGCCGCAGCGCCGCCTGCTCAGCGCCCGGGTCAGTAGGAGCCAGTCCTTCGCAGGCGTCCTCGGCAGCCACGAGCGGGGGCCCAGGTACACGGCCGCGCAGGGTTG GAGCTTCCCGGTCTTCAGCCCGCCGGGGCCCCCACGGAAACCCCCCGCGCTCTCCCGAGTGTCCAGGATGTTTTCCGTGGCTCACCCCGCCGCCAAGGTGCCGCAGCCCGAGCGGCTGGACCTGGTGTACACGGCGCTGAAGCGGGGCCTGAC GGCCTACTTGGAAGTGCACCAGCAGGAGCAGGAGAAACTCCAGGGGCAGATAAGGGAGTCCAAGAGGAATTCCCGCTTG GGCTTCCTGTATGATCTGGACAAG CAAGTCAAGTCCATTGAACGCTTCCTGCGACGACTGGAGTTCCATGCCAGCAAG ATCGATGAGCTGTATGAGGCATACTGTGTCCAGCGGCGTCTCCGGGATGGTGCCTACAACATGGTCCGTGCCTACACCACTGGGTCCCCGGGGAGCCGAGAGGCCCGGGACAGCCTGGCAGAGGCCACTCGGGGGCATCGAGAGTACACGGAG AGCATGTGTCTGCTGGAGAGCGAGCTGGAGGCACAGCTGGGCGAGTTTCATCTCCGAATGAAAG GGCTGGCTGGCTTCGCCAGGCTGTGTGTGGGCGATCAGTATGAG ATCTGCATGAAATATGGGCGTCAGCGCTGGAAACTACGGGGCCGAATTGAGGGTAGTGGAAAGCAGGTGTGGGACAGTGAAGAAACCATCTTTCTCCCTCTACTCACGGAATTTCTGTCTATTAAG GTGACAGAACTGAAGGGCCTGGCCAACCATGTGGTTGTGGGCAGTGTCTCCTGTGAGACCAAGGACCTGTTTGCTGCCCTGCCCCAGGTTGTGGCTGTGGATATCAATGACCTTGGTACCATCAAGCTCAGCCTGGAAGTCACATGGAG CCCCTTCGACAAGGATGACCAGCCTTCAGCCGCTTCTTCTGTCAACAAGGCCTCCACAGTCACCAAGCGCTTCTCCACCTATAGCCAGAGCCCACCGGACACACCCTCACTTCGGGAACAGGCTTTCTAT AACATGCTGCGAcggcaggaggagctggagaATGGGACAGCATGGTCCCTGTCATCCGAATCTTCAGATGACTCATCCAGCCCACAGCTCTCAGGAACTGCCCGCCACTCATCAGCCCCTAGGCCCCTGGTGCAGCAGCCCGAGCCCCTTCCCATCCAAGTTGCCTTCCGTAGGCCTGAGACCCCCAGCTCTGGGCCCTTGGATGAGGAGGGGGCCGTGGCCCCAGTCCTGGCAAATGGGCATGCACCCTACAGTCGGACTCTGAGCCACATCAGTGAGGCTAGTGTAGATGCTGCCTTGGCTGAGGCTTCAGTGGAGGCCGTTGGCCCAGAAAGCCTAGCCTGGGGACCTAGCCCACCTACACACCCAGCTCCCACCCATGGAGAGCACCCCGGTCCTGTTCCTCCTGCCCCGGACACTGGCGACTCTGCCACAAGCTCCACCCTCGGTACAACAGGCTCTGTCCCCACATCTACAGACCCTGCCCCATCTGCACACCTAGACTCAGTTCATAAGTCCACAGACTCTGGCCCTTCAGAACTGCCAGGCCCCACTCACACCACTACAGGCTCTACCTATAGTGCCATTACCCCTACCCACAGTGCTCCAAGCCCCCCTACTCACACTACTACAGGCTCCACCCACAAGCCCATAATCTCTACCCTTACTACTACAGGCCCTACCCTCAATATCATAGGCCCAGTCCAGACTACCACAAGCCCCACCCACACTATGCCAAGCCCTACCCATACCCCCACAagccccacccacacccccacaaGCCCCACCCATACCCCCACAAGTCCCACACACAAAACCAGGATGTCACCTCCCACCACTACAAGTCCTATCCCCAGTGGTATGGGCCTAGTCCAGACTGCCACAAGTCCCACCCATTCTACCACAAGCCCCACCCATCCTACCACAAGCCCCACCCATCCCACCACAAGCCCCATCCTTATAAATGTAAGCCCTTCCACTTCTCTAGAACTTGCTACCCTCTCTAGCCCCTCCAAACACTCAGACCCCACCCTCCCAGGCACTGACTCCCTTCCCTGTAGTCCCCCAGCCTCCAATTCCTACACTCAGGCAGACCCTATAGCCCCCAGAACCCCCCACCTAAGTCCTGCCCATTCCAGTAGGAAACCCCTCACAAGCCCTGCCCCAGATCCCCCAGAGTCTATGGTTCAGAGTCTAAGCCCCActccctcacccccaacccctgcaCCCCAGCATTCAGACCTTAGCCTGGCCATGGCTGTCCAGACCCCAGTCCCAAGGGCAGCCGGAGGGTCTGGGGACAGGAGCCTGGAGGAGGCACTGGGGGCCCTAATGGCTGCCCTGGATGACTACCGTGGCCAGTTTCCTGAGCTGCAGGGCCTGGAGCAGGAGGTGACCCGACTAGAGAGTCTGCTCATG AGACAAGGTCTGACTCGCAGCCGGGCCTCCAGTCTCAGCATCACTGTGGAGCATGCCTTGGAGAGCTTCAGCTTCCTCAATGAAGACGAAGATGGAGACAATGATGTTCCTGGGGACAG GCCTCCAAGCAGCCTGGAGGCTGGGGCTGAGGACAGCATAGACTCACCCAGTGACCGCCCCCTCAGCACGGGGTGTCCAGCTCTGGACGCTGCCTTGGTCCGGCACCTGTACCACTGCAGTCGCCTCCTGCTG AAACTGGGCACATTTGGGCCCCTGCGCTGCCAGGAGGCATGGGCCCTGGAGCGGCTGCTGCGGGAAGCCCGAGTGCTGGAGGCAGTATGCGAGTTCAGCAGGCGGTGGGAGATCCCGGCCAGCTCTGCCCAGGAAG TGGTGCAGTTCTCGGCCTCTCGGCCTGGCTTCCTGACCTTCTGGGACCAGTGCACAGAGGGACTCAGCTGCTTCCTCTGCCCAGTGGAGCGGGTGCTTCTCACCTTCTGCAACCAGTATGGTGCCCGCCTCTCCCTGCGCCAGCCAGGCTTGGCTGAGGCTG TGTGTGTGAAGTTCCTGGAGGATGCCCTGGGGCAGAAGCTGCCCAGAAGGCCCCAGCCAGGGCCTGGAGAGCAGCTCACGGTCTTCCAGTTCTGGAGTTTTGTGGAAACCTTGGACAGCCCCACCATGGAAGCCTACGTGACTGAGACCGCTGAGGAGG TGTTACTGGTGCGGAATCTGAACTCAGATGACCAGGCTGTTGTGCTGAAGGCCCTGAGATTGGCGCCCGAGGGGCGTCTGCGAAGGGACGGGCTGCGGGCCCTCAGCTCCCTGCTCGTCCATGGCAACAACAAGGTCATGGCTGCTGTCAGCACCCAGCTCCGAAGCCTGTCACTGGGCCCTACCTTCCGGGAGAGG GCCCTCCTGTGCTTCCTGGACCAGCTGGAGGATGAGGACGTGCAGACTCGAGTGGCTGGCTGCCTGGCCCTAGGCTGCATCAAG GCTCCCGAGGGCATTGAGCCCCTGGTGTACCTCTGCCAAACTGACACAGAAGCTGTAAGGGAAGCTGCCCGGCAGAGCCTACAGCAGTGTG GAGAAGAGGGACAGTCTGCCCATCGACGGCTGGAGGAGTCCCTGGACGCCCTGCCCCGCATCTTTGGGCCTGGCAGCATGGCCAGCACAGCATTCTAA
- the RIPOR1 gene encoding rho family-interacting cell polarization regulator 1 isoform X1, whose protein sequence is MNTKKRGSPARTHSMMSLSVRPQRRLLSARVSRSQSFAGVLGSHERGPRYTAAQGWSFPVFSPPGPPRKPPALSRVSRMFSVAHPAAKVPQPERLDLVYTALKRGLTAYLEVHQQEQEKLQGQIRESKRNSRLGFLYDLDKQVKSIERFLRRLEFHASKIDELYEAYCVQRRLRDGAYNMVRAYTTGSPGSREARDSLAEATRGHREYTESMCLLESELEAQLGEFHLRMKGLAGFARLCVGDQYEICMKYGRQRWKLRGRIEGSGKQVWDSEETIFLPLLTEFLSIKVTELKGLANHVVVGSVSCETKDLFAALPQVVAVDINDLGTIKLSLEVTWSPFDKDDQPSAASSVNKASTVTKRFSTYSQSPPDTPSLREQAFYNMLRRQEELENGTAWSLSSESSDDSSSPQLSGTARHSSAPRPLVQQPEPLPIQVAFRRPETPSSGPLDEEGAVAPVLANGHAPYSRTLSHISEASVDAALAEASVEAVGPESLAWGPSPPTHPAPTHGEHPGPVPPAPDTGDSATSSTLGTTGSVPTSTDPAPSAHLDSVHKSTDSGPSELPGPTHTTTGSTYSAITPTHSAPSPPTHTTTGSTHKPIISTLTTTGPTLNIIGPVQTTTSPTHTMPSPTHTPTSPTHTPTSPTHTPTSPTHKTRMSPPTTTSPIPSGMGLVQTATSPTHSTTSPTHPTTSPTHPTTSPILINVSPSTSLELATLSSPSKHSDPTLPGTDSLPCSPPASNSYTQADPIAPRTPHLSPAHSSRKPLTSPAPDPPESMVQSLSPTPSPPTPAPQHSDLSLAMAVQTPVPRAAGGSGDRSLEEALGALMAALDDYRGQFPELQGLEQEVTRLESLLMQRQGLTRSRASSLSITVEHALESFSFLNEDEDGDNDVPGDRPPSSLEAGAEDSIDSPSDRPLSTGCPALDAALVRHLYHCSRLLLKLGTFGPLRCQEAWALERLLREARVLEAVCEFSRRWEIPASSAQEVVQFSASRPGFLTFWDQCTEGLSCFLCPVERVLLTFCNQYGARLSLRQPGLAEAVCVKFLEDALGQKLPRRPQPGPGEQLTVFQFWSFVETLDSPTMEAYVTETAEEVLLVRNLNSDDQAVVLKALRLAPEGRLRRDGLRALSSLLVHGNNKVMAAVSTQLRSLSLGPTFRERALLCFLDQLEDEDVQTRVAGCLALGCIKAPEGIEPLVYLCQTDTEAVREAARQSLQQCGEEGQSAHRRLEESLDALPRIFGPGSMASTAF, encoded by the exons ATGAACACCAAGAAGAGAG GGAGCCCCGCGCGGACTCACTCTATGATGTCCCTGTCGGTGCGGCCGCAGCGCCGCCTGCTCAGCGCCCGGGTCAGTAGGAGCCAGTCCTTCGCAGGCGTCCTCGGCAGCCACGAGCGGGGGCCCAGGTACACGGCCGCGCAGGGTTG GAGCTTCCCGGTCTTCAGCCCGCCGGGGCCCCCACGGAAACCCCCCGCGCTCTCCCGAGTGTCCAGGATGTTTTCCGTGGCTCACCCCGCCGCCAAGGTGCCGCAGCCCGAGCGGCTGGACCTGGTGTACACGGCGCTGAAGCGGGGCCTGAC GGCCTACTTGGAAGTGCACCAGCAGGAGCAGGAGAAACTCCAGGGGCAGATAAGGGAGTCCAAGAGGAATTCCCGCTTG GGCTTCCTGTATGATCTGGACAAG CAAGTCAAGTCCATTGAACGCTTCCTGCGACGACTGGAGTTCCATGCCAGCAAG ATCGATGAGCTGTATGAGGCATACTGTGTCCAGCGGCGTCTCCGGGATGGTGCCTACAACATGGTCCGTGCCTACACCACTGGGTCCCCGGGGAGCCGAGAGGCCCGGGACAGCCTGGCAGAGGCCACTCGGGGGCATCGAGAGTACACGGAG AGCATGTGTCTGCTGGAGAGCGAGCTGGAGGCACAGCTGGGCGAGTTTCATCTCCGAATGAAAG GGCTGGCTGGCTTCGCCAGGCTGTGTGTGGGCGATCAGTATGAG ATCTGCATGAAATATGGGCGTCAGCGCTGGAAACTACGGGGCCGAATTGAGGGTAGTGGAAAGCAGGTGTGGGACAGTGAAGAAACCATCTTTCTCCCTCTACTCACGGAATTTCTGTCTATTAAG GTGACAGAACTGAAGGGCCTGGCCAACCATGTGGTTGTGGGCAGTGTCTCCTGTGAGACCAAGGACCTGTTTGCTGCCCTGCCCCAGGTTGTGGCTGTGGATATCAATGACCTTGGTACCATCAAGCTCAGCCTGGAAGTCACATGGAG CCCCTTCGACAAGGATGACCAGCCTTCAGCCGCTTCTTCTGTCAACAAGGCCTCCACAGTCACCAAGCGCTTCTCCACCTATAGCCAGAGCCCACCGGACACACCCTCACTTCGGGAACAGGCTTTCTAT AACATGCTGCGAcggcaggaggagctggagaATGGGACAGCATGGTCCCTGTCATCCGAATCTTCAGATGACTCATCCAGCCCACAGCTCTCAGGAACTGCCCGCCACTCATCAGCCCCTAGGCCCCTGGTGCAGCAGCCCGAGCCCCTTCCCATCCAAGTTGCCTTCCGTAGGCCTGAGACCCCCAGCTCTGGGCCCTTGGATGAGGAGGGGGCCGTGGCCCCAGTCCTGGCAAATGGGCATGCACCCTACAGTCGGACTCTGAGCCACATCAGTGAGGCTAGTGTAGATGCTGCCTTGGCTGAGGCTTCAGTGGAGGCCGTTGGCCCAGAAAGCCTAGCCTGGGGACCTAGCCCACCTACACACCCAGCTCCCACCCATGGAGAGCACCCCGGTCCTGTTCCTCCTGCCCCGGACACTGGCGACTCTGCCACAAGCTCCACCCTCGGTACAACAGGCTCTGTCCCCACATCTACAGACCCTGCCCCATCTGCACACCTAGACTCAGTTCATAAGTCCACAGACTCTGGCCCTTCAGAACTGCCAGGCCCCACTCACACCACTACAGGCTCTACCTATAGTGCCATTACCCCTACCCACAGTGCTCCAAGCCCCCCTACTCACACTACTACAGGCTCCACCCACAAGCCCATAATCTCTACCCTTACTACTACAGGCCCTACCCTCAATATCATAGGCCCAGTCCAGACTACCACAAGCCCCACCCACACTATGCCAAGCCCTACCCATACCCCCACAagccccacccacacccccacaaGCCCCACCCATACCCCCACAAGTCCCACACACAAAACCAGGATGTCACCTCCCACCACTACAAGTCCTATCCCCAGTGGTATGGGCCTAGTCCAGACTGCCACAAGTCCCACCCATTCTACCACAAGCCCCACCCATCCTACCACAAGCCCCACCCATCCCACCACAAGCCCCATCCTTATAAATGTAAGCCCTTCCACTTCTCTAGAACTTGCTACCCTCTCTAGCCCCTCCAAACACTCAGACCCCACCCTCCCAGGCACTGACTCCCTTCCCTGTAGTCCCCCAGCCTCCAATTCCTACACTCAGGCAGACCCTATAGCCCCCAGAACCCCCCACCTAAGTCCTGCCCATTCCAGTAGGAAACCCCTCACAAGCCCTGCCCCAGATCCCCCAGAGTCTATGGTTCAGAGTCTAAGCCCCActccctcacccccaacccctgcaCCCCAGCATTCAGACCTTAGCCTGGCCATGGCTGTCCAGACCCCAGTCCCAAGGGCAGCCGGAGGGTCTGGGGACAGGAGCCTGGAGGAGGCACTGGGGGCCCTAATGGCTGCCCTGGATGACTACCGTGGCCAGTTTCCTGAGCTGCAGGGCCTGGAGCAGGAGGTGACCCGACTAGAGAGTCTGCTCATG CAGAGACAAGGTCTGACTCGCAGCCGGGCCTCCAGTCTCAGCATCACTGTGGAGCATGCCTTGGAGAGCTTCAGCTTCCTCAATGAAGACGAAGATGGAGACAATGATGTTCCTGGGGACAG GCCTCCAAGCAGCCTGGAGGCTGGGGCTGAGGACAGCATAGACTCACCCAGTGACCGCCCCCTCAGCACGGGGTGTCCAGCTCTGGACGCTGCCTTGGTCCGGCACCTGTACCACTGCAGTCGCCTCCTGCTG AAACTGGGCACATTTGGGCCCCTGCGCTGCCAGGAGGCATGGGCCCTGGAGCGGCTGCTGCGGGAAGCCCGAGTGCTGGAGGCAGTATGCGAGTTCAGCAGGCGGTGGGAGATCCCGGCCAGCTCTGCCCAGGAAG TGGTGCAGTTCTCGGCCTCTCGGCCTGGCTTCCTGACCTTCTGGGACCAGTGCACAGAGGGACTCAGCTGCTTCCTCTGCCCAGTGGAGCGGGTGCTTCTCACCTTCTGCAACCAGTATGGTGCCCGCCTCTCCCTGCGCCAGCCAGGCTTGGCTGAGGCTG TGTGTGTGAAGTTCCTGGAGGATGCCCTGGGGCAGAAGCTGCCCAGAAGGCCCCAGCCAGGGCCTGGAGAGCAGCTCACGGTCTTCCAGTTCTGGAGTTTTGTGGAAACCTTGGACAGCCCCACCATGGAAGCCTACGTGACTGAGACCGCTGAGGAGG TGTTACTGGTGCGGAATCTGAACTCAGATGACCAGGCTGTTGTGCTGAAGGCCCTGAGATTGGCGCCCGAGGGGCGTCTGCGAAGGGACGGGCTGCGGGCCCTCAGCTCCCTGCTCGTCCATGGCAACAACAAGGTCATGGCTGCTGTCAGCACCCAGCTCCGAAGCCTGTCACTGGGCCCTACCTTCCGGGAGAGG GCCCTCCTGTGCTTCCTGGACCAGCTGGAGGATGAGGACGTGCAGACTCGAGTGGCTGGCTGCCTGGCCCTAGGCTGCATCAAG GCTCCCGAGGGCATTGAGCCCCTGGTGTACCTCTGCCAAACTGACACAGAAGCTGTAAGGGAAGCTGCCCGGCAGAGCCTACAGCAGTGTG GAGAAGAGGGACAGTCTGCCCATCGACGGCTGGAGGAGTCCCTGGACGCCCTGCCCCGCATCTTTGGGCCTGGCAGCATGGCCAGCACAGCATTCTAA